Proteins from a single region of Artemia franciscana chromosome 20, ASM3288406v1, whole genome shotgun sequence:
- the LOC136040049 gene encoding general transcription factor II-I repeat domain-containing protein 2-like — MISIGSNTVARRIEDLGGDIIRQIKEKTKSFCWHSLALDESTDLCDTSQLLVFIRGVDSEFNVTQESASVHSMHSTTTGKDIFNEVSKIITEYNLEWKRVQCMTIDGGKNMSGTKRGLVGQITTAREVRGFSKPIFLHCLIHQQALCLKYVDMSCVMKPVASVVNFIRYHALYHRQFHDFLKEIDSEFLDLPYYAAVRWLSCGKVLLHCLEFRSQIDLFLTEKNKPQPLLSDCEWIWKFIFFADMTGHINNLNLKLQSKTNLISDYFVHVEAFRPKLALLEGQVFHNIFHVVKNFHAESKVEFPSSFANEINSDLKMHFQDRFAGP; from the coding sequence ATGATAAGTATTGGGTCAAATACTGTTGCTCGTAGAATTGAAGATTTAGGAGGCGACATAATTCggcaaataaaggaaaaaacaaaaagcttttgCTGGCATTCTCTTGCTTTGGATGAATCAACTGATCTGTGTGATACCTCTCAGCTCTTAGTGTTCATTCGTGGTGTTGATAGTGAATTTAATGTGACCCAAGAATCAGCATCAGTTCACAGCATGCACAGCACAACAACTGgaaaagacattttcaatgAAGTAAGTAAAATTATAACAGAATATAACCTGGAATGGAAACGAGTGCAGTGTATGACAATTGATGGAGGAAAGAATATGTCTGGGACAAAACGTGGTTTGGTTGGGCAAATTACAACTGCTCGCGAGGTACGAGGATTCTCAAAACCCATTTTTCTGCATTGCCTTATCCATCAACAAGCATTGTGCCTAAAATATGTTGATATGTCTTGTGTCATGAAACCTGTTGCTTCTGTGGTTAATTTCATTAGATATCATGCACTTTACCATCGCCAGTTCCATGATTTCTTGAAAGAAATTGATTCGGAGTTTCTTGACTTGCCTTATTATGCAGCAGTTAGATGGCTTAGTTGTGGAAAGGTTTTGCTGCATTGCTTGGAGTTCAGATCACAAATTGATTTATTTCtcacagagaaaaataaacctcAGCCATTATTATCAGATTGTGAATGGATTtggaaattcatattttttgcagatatgacAGGTCATATTAATAACTTGAATCTGAAATTgcaaagcaaaacaaatttgatCAGTGACTACTTTGTTCATGTCGAGGCATTCAGACCAAAACTTGCGCTACTTGAAGGCCAGGTGTTTCACAACATTTTCCATGTTGTGAAAAATTTTCATGCAGAAAGTAAAGTTGAATTTCCTTCTTCATttgcaaatgaaataaattcCGATTTGAAAATGCACTTTCAGGACCGATTTGCTGGACCTTGA